The Oscillospiraceae bacterium nucleotide sequence TGCGTTCGTTATCCGGAAGCCCGTAGCGATCTTTCGGCATTTTTTCGGGAATAACCATACTGTCGGTGCTCTGCGTGCTCAACAGCCAATAATAACCGGAGACGTCGTCATGCAGAATATGAAACTTCATCTGCCCGCCGGGGATGGGCAGGTATACCCAGTGCCTGCCGGAAGGCGCGGTCTCCAACATCGTGGTGATGGAGCCGTCGGGATTTTCAACCGCTTTCGATAAACAGCCGTAATTGGTTCGCCCCGTGTGTGCGCGGGAAAGCATATGAAACGTGTGCCCGTCGGGATCATACCAGATATGGGCGGGGTCTGTGATCTGCACGACATTGGTTTCCAGCCATCCGAAAGGCGCGCATCTTCTTCCGCCGCCGATATCCGCATCCTCGCTGCGCGGCACCGTGTAAAACGGAATGCCGAAATAATCCGTCTGCGAAAGATCCACCGTGTCGCGGAACACCATTTCGCTTGCGAACGTCCAGTTCTCTCTTTTTGTCAAATCCGCATCCAGCCTGCCGCGCATTAGAACCGGCGCAATAACCGATACGCCCCAGGCCTTGCAGTCGTGAGGCGGGCGGTGTTCCATTACAATATAAATACAGCCGTTGGCGTACAGATAATTGCAGGGCGCCTGATGCCAATCTTCCCCCTCGGTCAGCCGGCAGACATCCGTCCAGGTCTCGCCTCCGTCGTCCGAGCGAATGATCATCAGGTCCATTGCCTGACCCAGTACATACAAACTTTTCCCCGCAGTAAAAGGTCGGGCGTGCATAAACGGGAAATCGGTCACCCATCGCCAAGTGTCGCTCCGGTCATCCGATACATGTACTTTGCCGTAAACAGGTGCACCATATCGGATATTGGTTTTAATCCCCGGTATCTGTTTCACGCCTTCTCCGCTTATGTCGTTGGTGACGACCAGACGCCCATTGTTAAGCGCGCATATTCCCGGACTGCCCGCCATCATATCATTCGGATACGGGACTTCGTATACCACGGTGTGCACAGGGGCGATCGGTTGAATACGACACATAATGTTCTTCTCCTTGATCATTATATCAATGCCCCTGAATGCCAAAGCCGTGATTTTAACGGATTTATTCAGCGGGTATTATTTATGAATCATTATATATTATGAACATTTATATGTAAAGCCAAGCGATCTTTTGCTTTTATTTCATATTGAGATGGTTGACGGTAATTGCAATTATCTGCAAAATCCGTTATAATGATTTTTATGGAAAACGGTTCGAAAAATCAGTTTCGGGCGGGGTTTTTCACAAGTAATTGCCTGCCGGAGATACGAGGAACATTAAGATGATTCAAAAAGAACGTTTGCTGGACCTGTTCGGGCGGCTTGTTGCCATTGACAGCCCTTCATTGGGAGAGCGGGAAGTTGCCGATTTAATCAAAACGAAGCTTATTGATTTGGGAATCTCACCCCAAGAGGACGATTCAGCCGTAAAAACAGGCGGAAACTGCGGAAATATTTATGCCTATATCGACGGCGCAGTAAAAATGCCACCCCTGTTATTCTCTGCCCATATGGATACGGTCGAGCCCTCGTGCGGCAAAAAGATGAAAATCGACGAAAACGGGACTATTACCTCGGACGGGACGACTGTTCTCGGCGCGGACGATTTTGCCGGTATCGCAGCCATTCTCGAAGCATTGACCACGCTCAAAGAATCGGACCTGCCGCATCGTCCGATAGAACTGCTGTTTACAGCGGCGGAGGAGATTTACAGCGTCGGTCTCAAACAGTTTGATATCGCCAAGCTAAAGTCTCGGGAGGCCTATGTGTTCGACCTCACGGGTCCGGTCGGCAGCGCGGCCTATCAGGCTCCGACCATTATTTCCTTTAAAGCGGTTTTTAACGGACGCGCGGCCCATGCGGGGTTTGCGCCCGAAAAAGGGATTCATGCGGTCAAAGCGGCGGCGGAAGCGGTCACGCGGATCGTATGCGGCAGGATCGGAGACGTTACCGTGAACGTAGGGGCGATTTCCGGCGGCGGCGCCACCAATATTGTGCCCGATCGCTGTGCGGTCACCGGCGAAATTCGAAGCAATTCGGATGAAAAAGCGCATCGGAAGTTGGATGAGATTTCTGATATCATCCGAAAAACAGCCGAAATAAACGGCGCATCGGTCGAATTTGAAAGCACCACACACATTACGGCGTATCGTACGGATCTTGAGCATCCCGTTGTGAAGCGATTTCAAGACGCCTGCAAACAGATGAATTTAAGAGCGGATTTACAGCCGACTTTTGGGGGAAGCGATCATAATTTGCTTGCTTTACATGGCATTTCGGGCATCGTACTGGCGACAGCGATGAACAACTGCCACTCCTGTACCGAGTACACCAGCGAACAGGAGATATGCAGAGCCGCCGAACTCGCACTCGCTTTGATGACGGCGAAACAGTGAATGTGCGGGGTTCAAATCGTTGATTATTTAAAGAAGTAGGAGAGATTGCAATGAAACAGATGAATACACTGAGATGGTTCGCTGCCGTATTGGCCCTGTCAATGATCCTTTTTACAGGATGCAGTACTAAAGCCGGAGAAACCGACATCAGCTCTTTTTCGTACAGCGACGGCATTGATGAAAACGGATTTTGGGAAGGAATTAAAGCACTGAAAAAAGTGACACTTTGTGACTATTCGGCCATCACGATCCCAAGTGAAACCTACACGATAACCGAGGATGCCATTCAGACGGAAATCGATGATATTCTCGCGGATTATACCACCAGCGACCAGGTGACGGATCGTGCCATAGTAGACGGTGATACCGTCAACATTGACTATGTCGGAAGCGTGGACGGCGTCGAATTCGAAAATGGCAGCACCGAAGGCGCCGGAACCGATGTCGTCATTGGAGTGACAAACTATATCGATGATTTTCTGCAGCAGCTCATCGGGCATAAACCCGGCGAATCGTTTGACATTGAAGTGACGTTCCCCGAGGATTACGGCGTCGATGACCTCAACGGAAAAGATGCGGTTTTTGCGATCACCGTCAATTACATCACCGAGACCTCTGTTCCCGAACTGACCGATGCGTTTGTTTCTGAAAACCTGTCTGCTTCGAAAGGATGGACAACCGTGGAAGAAATGAAGGCGGATATCTTAAGCGATCTTCAGGATTCGGCAATTTCAGAGTACATTCAAAACTATGTTGTCGATAATACCACAGTGAAATCGCTTCCCGATTCGATTTTTGAATACCAGGAAAACGCAACGGTAAAAAGCTATCAGGATTATGCCGATTATTATCAAATGGAATTGGATGACTTTCTCTCAACCTACGTGGGATATGCTTCTAAAGAGGAATTGTTAGAGAGTAATCTTGAGGCCAACACCAACTATGCAAACTACAGTCTGATTATGCAGGCCATTGCGGAAGATGCCGGCATCACGGTCAGCGACGAGGATATCAGCGCGTTCTTTGTCAAATATTTTGAAACGGACGATTATTCCGAATATGAAACGGAATACGGCATGAATTATCTGAAGCAGGTCGTGCTGTATCAGAACGTTCTGGATTATATTAAGAGTACCGCAGTATTGGCCTGACGGCAACCTGATGGATAAAACGATGAAACACATCGTCGTTATCGTCGGCAGCCCGCGAAAAAACGGAAACACGGAACTCTTGGCGGACGCGTTCATCAAGGGCGCGCGCAGCGTCGGAAATACCGTCGAAACCATTTCGGTGATCGGTAAAAAGATCGGCGGGTGTCTCGGCTGCAATGCGTGTTATCGGGATGCACAGCACCGGTGTGCGCTGCATGATGATATGGAAGTCTGTTATAAACGTCTATCGGAAGCCGATGTCATCGTGATCGCCACTCCGATCTATTTCTACGGCGTCAGTTCGCAGCTGAAATGTCTGATCGACCGTCTCCACAACCCCATCCGCAACTCCTTCAAAGTGAAAAAACTCGGCCTGCTCGCGGTATGCGCGGACGACAGGGAATCGGTTTTCGATTCGGTGGTCACCATGTATCGCTCGATACTCAATTATTTTTCTCTTTCCGACGGCGGCGTAGTCACGGTTTGCGGCGTTTCGGAGAAAGGCGATATCAAGGGGAATCCCAAGCTGAAAGCGGCACAGGAGATGGGCAGAACAATTTAAAAAAATCTTCATTTGGCCTCATCAATAATCGCATGACATAATTTTGCCATAATTCGTACCGATAATATTTTGGTGAACTTAACGAAAGCAGGTGATTTGATGGTTTACAACATATTGATTGTTGAGGATCAGCCCGAGATCAGCGGCGTGGTCGCAAAATACCTTGATAATGAGGGGTATAAGACTTTTGTCGCAAAAGACGGGTTTGAGGCGCTGAAGATTTTTAATAAAAATGAAATTCATCTCACTTTACTCGATGTCATGATGCCCGGTATCGACGGATTTGACGTACTCAAAGAGATTCGCAAGGTGTCGGATACGCCAGTGATTATGCTGACCGCCAGAACCGAGGAAATCGATCGGCTCAAGGGCTTTGACACAGGTGCTGATGATTATGTCGTCAAGCCGTTCAGCGTCAAAGAGGTCGTAAAACGA carries:
- a CDS encoding flavodoxin family protein, with translation MDKTMKHIVVIVGSPRKNGNTELLADAFIKGARSVGNTVETISVIGKKIGGCLGCNACYRDAQHRCALHDDMEVCYKRLSEADVIVIATPIYFYGVSSQLKCLIDRLHNPIRNSFKVKKLGLLAVCADDRESVFDSVVTMYRSILNYFSLSDGGVVTVCGVSEKGDIKGNPKLKAAQEMGRTI
- a CDS encoding FKBP-type peptidyl-prolyl cis-trans isomerase, giving the protein MKQMNTLRWFAAVLALSMILFTGCSTKAGETDISSFSYSDGIDENGFWEGIKALKKVTLCDYSAITIPSETYTITEDAIQTEIDDILADYTTSDQVTDRAIVDGDTVNIDYVGSVDGVEFENGSTEGAGTDVVIGVTNYIDDFLQQLIGHKPGESFDIEVTFPEDYGVDDLNGKDAVFAITVNYITETSVPELTDAFVSENLSASKGWTTVEEMKADILSDLQDSAISEYIQNYVVDNTTVKSLPDSIFEYQENATVKSYQDYADYYQMELDDFLSTYVGYASKEELLESNLEANTNYANYSLIMQAIAEDAGITVSDEDISAFFVKYFETDDYSEYETEYGMNYLKQVVLYQNVLDYIKSTAVLA
- a CDS encoding M20/M25/M40 family metallo-hydrolase, translated to MIQKERLLDLFGRLVAIDSPSLGEREVADLIKTKLIDLGISPQEDDSAVKTGGNCGNIYAYIDGAVKMPPLLFSAHMDTVEPSCGKKMKIDENGTITSDGTTVLGADDFAGIAAILEALTTLKESDLPHRPIELLFTAAEEIYSVGLKQFDIAKLKSREAYVFDLTGPVGSAAYQAPTIISFKAVFNGRAAHAGFAPEKGIHAVKAAAEAVTRIVCGRIGDVTVNVGAISGGGATNIVPDRCAVTGEIRSNSDEKAHRKLDEISDIIRKTAEINGASVEFESTTHITAYRTDLEHPVVKRFQDACKQMNLRADLQPTFGGSDHNLLALHGISGIVLATAMNNCHSCTEYTSEQEICRAAELALALMTAKQ